Genomic segment of Oncorhynchus tshawytscha isolate Ot180627B linkage group LG13, Otsh_v2.0, whole genome shotgun sequence:
TTCAAGTACAGCACCAAAAGGAAACTAGCCGTCACGTTTGAAAATAGGATGAACTTGTTGACAACCGAGTCTTGTCAAAACCATAATTTGGGGGATTCACCTACGCAATGCTCCGTTTTGCTCCACGCATCATACTTTGCCAAGCCTTTGTTCAGAAGAATCCCTAATGTTCAGTGTTTCATTTGTTCATTTCATTTGTTTCGAACTATATATAGTCCTTATAAGGACTGTCTGAGAGATATAGCGGGTACACATCAAGCGGGCAAATTGTTGCATACCAATGATCCCGCTGGGCaaagacgtcaattcaacatctattccatgttggccatttcattgaaatgacgtggaaacaacgatgattgaaccagtgtgtgcccaatgCGATGGCTTTGTCTCTCCCAAAAAACCCATGCCAGCTCAGAAGAGCCAACAAAGGCTCCAAATAAATAGGTGAAGGAATGTGGCATGTATACTAATAATCACTGAAGTGTAAACAGACCCAAGTCTGTTAAGCGAGTAGATCGGTGAGCTCATTGGTCATCACAAAGTATTCAAATAACCAATGGTATGAGTGAGCAAACAGTAAAtgccttccttcctccctctcacaTGAGTCCATTTGCACACAAGTGGATTAGCAGTCTATTCAACTGTGAATACTATATAGCTGTAGAAGATGTAGTATAAGCACTTACACATTCTGAGCCTGCTCCTCGATTTCAAACGACCGAACAAACGTCCATCCCTTAGTAATATGGTTCAGCTGATAGTCGTGATATCACAGCGACAAAATCTCTGTTCCCTCATTCTTTCTCTCCTCACTTcttcctttctcccccctccAGTGCTCTTCCGCCCATCCCTAATAGAACCTCATGCCGAGGTGATTTAGAAAGCAGGGCATGAaaggagtgtgcgtgtgtgtgacggTGCCATTCTATTGTGGCGGGGCCTCTATTCACCGGGGCCCCACCCCAGAGAGGGACTGAGGCGTTAAGGGGAGTTGAGGAAGAGTGACTACTGCATAAGTCCAGCTGGGTCCCATTGTTCCCTGGTGACACCCCGCATGGATACACTAGCAATGCCATCGATGGGTACCGCCCAAGTGACTGTGCCAGCAAATATACAGTGGAACCCAATGGTCCTCACAGCCGGCCCCGGGTGCTTCTGATATAAACTATCAATCAATTCCTACATCAGAGGAATGGTTAGGGCCATGTCCCAATACTGTCAGATGGCTTCCTTTTAATAGTCTATTTTTTTTCCTGGCTGTTGATGTGATAAAGAGGGCATTGATTTACACTGTATGAAATGCATTTGTCAAGTCATTTCAGATCCACGGACATGAAGGGAAGGACTATCAAGCTGaaatgacatgtttttttttttttatagaaatgGCTAAAATGATCAAGGACACATTTTGAGTAGGAGCTGGAACAGAGCAAAGTGAACATAGCAGCTAATTTGCAAAGGGCCAAATCAGCAGAAGGGTACCGGCAGACATTTCCATAGCCCTAATGCGTAGCGAGCTGGCAGGCTGGACCATTCGTTTGGTCGACCTAGTTCCTGTGGGCATTATACTGATTCGCTCGTAATAATTTTGGGGCTGCGGCGTGTTGTGTACTGGGACCTGGCAGTGGCTGTTACGCCATTCCTCTGCACAGCTTTTGAAAAATGTCTATAAATTACAGCTTCGGGGTGTTGTTGCTAGCTTGAGCTCCTCGCCCCTGAAACATGTCCCTTATGCACATTCCTCTCTTCTTCCAAATCAATATGGAAGACAGAGGCTGAATTTAAGCAAGCTTTGCTGCCCTAGAGTCGAACAAAACCTCTGATTCATCTAAAACaaagaaatatgttttttttatgatGAGTTGTTTAAGAAATGTACTGTACTTGctttgtttgtgtgggtgtgtgtttgtattagtGTATTGAATGCCTTTGAGTGTACTATGTGCTCATACCCTTCAGTGGGTGTGTAGACAAGTGAAAGATACATACTGTAATATGCTAGGTTtacataactgtgtgtgtgtgtgtgtgtgctcactgctTGCCCATCCCAAATAAACAAATCAGTCAACTAGTCAATGAGGAACAAGAATCAGGGAGCCAGGTTTAAGTCCTTAGTACTAGATAAATTCACCTACAGTAAcatctctcctgtccactccgtTAATTAGCTGCCGTGTTCATTCGTTTAGGCACCCCACACTATCCGCTGAGACAGAGTGCATCAGAGCACAGAAGCATCAGTCTATAAACTGTGTACCTGCTCTAAAACTATCCACAATCCAAACTGTGCCTCTCTGTGCACATTGCTCCTCTACGTGTTCAGCATTCAAAATCATCCCTCCAACTCCCCGTGGTAACAGACACCGCTTGGGGAATACGTTTCCCTTGAAACAAAGATGGAAAAGTTCTCTCTTACTCTCACTGTGGCTGTGCATTTTCCACAGTGGGACAGGCCTGCCTATCTTCGGTCACTAAGAGTTGCCACCAAGAATCTCGGCGTGGACGCCCCTAAATGAGATCCTAAATCAATTTTCTCCCTTGGTGACTGCTGTCATTGAtcagagaagaaaaaaagaaagttgcCTGCATTACAGCCCTGGGCCAGGCCCTGTAAGAAGACGTGAGGAGACTTGAATGAAAACCAATACTTTTTGAGGACCAAAATAATTAATGAGCGGAACAAAACGATCCATCAGCATCTATCAGAGCGATACAAACTCTACAAATTGATATAAATTGATGTTGGACCTGACGTATGCAATGACAGAAGCATCAAAACAAAAAAGTATTACCTTGGAACaagaacaaaagagagaaaaaataaataacaagagaagagaggaaacattTTCTCAGAGCAAATGAAAAAGTGTCCTTGTTTATCTCTTGCAAATAACGATGAGTAATTACCACCTAATTatcatctcattataatgacttATATTTGTACAAGATGAAATGTTTCTGGTGTTCTTATGATTGCTACTGATAGACATTTTGTAATTGTACATCTGCGAGTCAAAATGGTATTTAATCATAAAACCTTGAGTAGGtcattaataaaaaaaaaacagtctctAGGTTAGATTGAGTTAATAACTTTGAACTATTTCCCAATCACCCATGTTTACATCCCTATCCCTCCTCACCTGTAGATGAGCGTGTCATCCAGGGAACTGTTGTACTGGACCTGGTACATCCTGATCCCAGGAACGTGGTTCTGATATGGCCATTTGATCAGCACTGAGCTAGCTGTCAGCTCCGCCATCAGCACCCTTCCCTCCTGGTTCCTCCGTGTGTCGTTGCCCGTGGTTGAGGTGGACTTGGCCGATGTGAGGATGTCTGAAGGACCAGGGTCGGGCTCCCGTAGCCGGTTGGTGCTGTTGGCCAGGTGGGGGAGGAGGTTGACCACCAGCTCCACCTGGCCCGTGGACTCCCCCGCCGCGTTGGAGGCAATGCAGGTGAAGGTTCCAGAGTCCTTCAGGGAGGTGATGTTGATGTCCAGGCTGCCGTTGCTGAAGGTGACAGTCCGTGACGTGTTGGAGATCAGACGGCCCTCGGGGGAAATCCAGTGAATCTCTGGGTCTGGGTCTCCGTTGGCCTTGCACTTCAGACTGGTAGGCTGGCCCTCCATGGTGAAGGTCTTGGCAGACTTCCTGGTCATGACCGGAGGTTCACAGATGAACTCCTCCTCGGGGATGGTCCAGAAGTACTTGGCTGTGAGGTCTGGAGGAGAGGCGCAGGTCTCCAGGTCGTCTTCTCTGGTCAGCCTCCTCAGCCACAGCAGCTCACAGTTACAGTGGAGCGGGTTTCCACCAAAGCTCATCACCAATGACGACTGAGGAGATCCTTTGGCTTTCGCGTAGACAGGGATGCGCAGAAAAAGTGGATCCGGTGGGATCTTCTTAAGCTTATTGGACGTCATGTCCAGACGCGCCAGCTTGTGCAGGTTGGTGAAGATCCCTTGGGGCACGTGCTCTATAAGGTTATGGTCCATGTTAAGGGTGTTGACGTTGGTTAGACGGCCTATCGTCTCCCAGGGGATGTCCACCAGGTTGTTGTAGGACAGGTCCAGGTCTTCCAGGGTTCCTGTGAAGTCGTCAAAGGCGTGTGGAGAGATATTGTGCAGctggttgttggccaagatcagGTGCCTAAGGTTGGTGAGCCCCCGAAAGTGGTCATCTCTGATCACACTCAGCCGGTTGCTGTCCAGGTGCAGCGCTCGCAGCCGCTTGAGGTCCTCGAAGGTATAAGGCATGATCTGGCTTATGGTGTTGCGGGACAATGTCAGATGGATCAAACTAGTCATGTTGGCAAAGTCCCGCCTCCTTATGGCTGTGATATAGTTCTCAGTGAGCCGCAGCTCCACGGTGCGCCGGTCGATGACGGTGGGCACGAAGAGTAGGCCCGTCTTAGCGCAGAGGATGGCCAGTGAGGGGGATAGGTTCTGGCACATGCAGCGCTTGGGGCACAGCTGCCCCCTGGTGGAGACGGCCAGCATCAACAAGGAGAAGATCAGCCGGTCCATCCTCCCTCTGGCTTTCTGGGAAACTGCAAGGCAAAGGAGAGAGGCACTGGTCAGGATGTGAGACACCAGGTGGGGAATTCACTAGGTGAATCAAGATGTATATCTATGTGTTTAGCTATCACAGTGGTCAAACTGAGATTAAATATCTCTATCAGCCATGATCAGGATGCAAAACAGCAGTGTTCGAAGTACATTCAGGTGATTAAAGCCAGTAAATGTATGTGAATGCATTTAAATGAATGCGCAATACCTCAAATTAAATGTTTAGCAGAGGCATATGGTTGAGGTGATGTTTCAAGAGAGCCAATTTTCTTAACAGCTTGTATCTTATTTTCCTCCTCATAGGAACTTCTTTAAGATGTTAGGGAATTATACACGTATCGTGCTAATACGCCCAATGAAGAGATAAGGACAAATAGTAGGTTTGTGTAATTATAGCTTAGCAAATCATTTAACTCAACATGCAATCCCTGGACCAAGTTAGTTGGCTGCACAGTTTAATAAGGGGTTTATCACAGTGGGTCTACCTTCTGTGGATTCTCTAAAAGCCAGTCTTTTAAATAGCTACATACATCTCCAATATGAGTGAAAACAGAAATGTATCCATATAGAAGACGCCAACTGGCAATGCATATACAATTGTAGCAAAAGCACACAGTCATCCACCCACACACTTACGAACACATTTTTGTTATATGCTctctaaaaaaaacacacacgtgcaaacacagaaacacacagtgtCTCATATCTACCCTGCTTCCAGGTATGGCAGATACTGTTTTTTCTTTAAATGAAGATTGCTGGTCTTATTACAAATAGATAATTTTCTGAGGTAGCGGAACAGATATGAAGTGCTATGAACCGACTATGGCCGAGATATATAgatatcctctctctttctcgtatGAAGCATATCCGTGAAACGGTACTTTAATATTTTTATCGTGGTGATTCCTTGTTCATGCCGATGTACCTTAAACACACACGCTCCATCTGTAATGATGATAGCATTTCCGCTGTTACAGTTTTCAGCTTTACAACTTAATACACCAGGATCTGCATGGGATTTGTCATAGGCCATTAAATAGGCCTTTTGTTTCCTGTCTGTGCTGTGAATTTAATAAAACCAGGGAATGGTATTGGAATGGAGAAGCATGAGGTTATTGTATGGCTTCTCTCGTGCGACGAAGTGGCCATCAGCCGCGTCAACAGACACAGAGCAGCTGCCCATATGCATCTCATTTCACCAACACATTTCCCAGCTGTACCTTGGATTACGGGGCTAACGCTATGATGAATACCGAACGAAAGTAAAGCCACGGAGGCCACGCTGGaagactttttttgttgttgttgttgttgttttgttttctgCAACACATTTGATCTTTTGAATAGAGGTGCAGTATGCACTGGTGCGGTTACTCTCAAGGTCAAATCACTGTGTGAGACATTTAGGCCACCACACCGTATATACCGTAATGGATGAAAAAGGGCAGCATGATGGATGCTCTGAAAAACGCTTACCTGCTGGCTCCTCATAATTAAAAAGGAATTAACTGTACTGCCAGACAACAGAAAAAAACTGTCCTTTTAAAGACATGCCAACAGCCATTAGCAACTGTAAATTGCCGTTTCGCTGGGAATACAGTACATGCAAATAAAGACTAACAAGGAGCACGCTGCTCCGTTGTTGAATTAATGGCGGTCAGGCCACTTTCAACTTGATAAGAGGAAATGCAGGTAAATTACAAAATAACACGGATGCTGTTaaatgtctctctcacactcacactctccccATCTCACTCAGGCTAAGTTGTTGTGAGACAACACCATCTGCCATCATCTAAAGGTAAACAGTCTGTCCAAAAAATGAGGGCTGATCTCTCTTATATCATGTTTACTAAAACCACAGCCCTGTCAGCTGTAGCGGGAAACATCGTTACAGTATATGGGCAGAATTCTCCAAGGTAGAGAGCTTGAAATGCCAAGCAGCCATCAGCTCTCTGGGGAATCTTGGTGTGGACACTGGATACAGTCCACATCCCAGAGCTTATTTACAGGATGAGTGtccactctgctctgctcagaCACAATTCTCTGACTCCTCTGCCTCCCCACAATGGAGATGGATTAGGCTGTCGGCTGTGGAGTGGAACGGCCTGCAATGCCCCAGGGGCCAAGGGAGGTCCCAGTCAATGAGATCTGATGCCCTGCCGTCTAAGGGATTGGGCTGagggagaagagaataggagcaAGACCCAGGGCGGTTCACTACGCATGGAGTAAAGACAGTCTGGGCGACACTTGATGGCTGCCATTTCCTCCACTCTAGGATAAACAGAAAATGGGATCGCTTGTCCTTCTGTTATTCAGGGAATCGGGCTTCTGCTTACTGTCAGTATGTTTTCACTTTAATGCTGAAGAGTTGTACAAGAGCACTAATGTATTCTGGTCTTGATAGTACAAGACAGGCTACAGGCATGTGTAAATACCAAGTAGTTAAAACATGAGCATCATTCGTTTTTAATCATATAAATTACCAAGcttctacagtataatgtgaaACATGAGGCAAGATGAAAGGAGCCTGGTAGAACATAGTACAGTAGTACACCAATAACCTTACAAAGAGGACCGATACAGGAATATATCAGCGTGATTCTTTCTCCTTCTCAGAAGGGCCCATCACACAAACGGACTGAGAAGATCTGGCACATGCAGATGTTTTGTCGTCTCAACTTGCCAATAACTTAATTGCCATGACAATCGTATCGCTGTGCGATATTAATCATGTCGCATGAAACATTCATTTATCATGGCAACGTGGcaccacatcctgcctgtctggcTGACACGTTTTGATGGATGTGCACTCGTGTTATCGTTTTCTGTGGCAAGTAATGAGTTAAATATCACCGCAGTGTGTTTTTTCCCTACCTGACGGTATGACGTTTTGGGGTAAATAGACGATTCCGGTTTGTGCGCTTGTTCCGAAGGCGGCTCTGGTCTGGAGCTTATCCATTAGGGCCATGGACCAAAGGCCTGTCTTACACACCCCATTACGCACCACCACTCTCTTCCTCGGATAAAGGGATggacaggaaagagagaaaacatagtGCTTCAGCAAGACGCTGAGCCATGCATCTCTATTATTGGTCAGGGTGACCCTCAAGGCATGCTCCAAGGTGTTTGTCTCATAGCAACCGCAGATGAACAGGCAGACCAGGGGTCTAGGAGAAGGAGATTGGGTTTCAAAAGCCAGTATATTGTACATTTGGAGACTTTGTGTTGTTTGTGCTTGGGTCTGCGAGGATTGAGATGGACTGCGGCGGTGCTCAGAAGGTGGGAGACCGCAGAGAATCAATCATTTGACACACTGCTTCAGCTACTGAGTTATATcatgagacacacaaacactgaggGGCAACATACCAATCTATCCTATATAGTACATTTACAGCATGCGAGTAGAtatcccatagacttccagtaatTGTGCTAATGCTACGAAGGGCCTCACTGctaaaatcccaaagtatccctttaatcacTTTGCTGTGTGACATCAATTATGCAGTTTTAATGGGAAAACAGGGCAAAAAAGTTTCCCGCCATCTGTGCTCGTCAAATAAAAGGAATAACCACACCCACTTCACATTAACTGGGTGTTGTATGATGCTAGACACTGTGAAGACTTTCCCAGAGGGCATTTTGGAGCCATTTTCAGTGTGTTCCAGTGGTTAAGTTAGAGTACAACATTACTTGATTATTGCAAGGCAAACATCCTCCGGGTTCAGTAGACTTACCGTCCCATAAACCCAGTAAGCCTTCAAAAGAACAAGCTTTGACCGGAGCCTTTAGAGATCAAATGTTTTGCGGTGAAACCTTAAAATCAGCATTGTAGCTCAAAGACGACGGACCCCTCGCCACACATCCCCACGTTGGCCGGGATCACTACCGAGATCTAAGCCACACAGGGGATTCAGTGCGTCTAATGGGGCTACAGCCTCGAGCATATAGCACTGCGATTGAATGATTCTCTCACAATACCTCTAAAGCATCCTACAACCGTAACGCAGACGACAACCGCAACCTAACATAACTGATCATCATTTATGGGTGTGTATATTTCCTGCAGAGTCATCACAGCAAGCCTTAAATGAATGTGAAATCAAAAACACCAAGAAAACATTCTGTTGGCTGTGGACTTTACCGCGGTGACACTGGGAAGCCGGGTTCCCTTTGAAAGCCCCTTTTAGCTGGAAGAGGCGAGGCGGGGGCCCTACTTGGTAGTCAGCAGTGCTAACTGAGCTCCATTCATGATCACTGCATGCAGCTGTCCCTCTAGGGCTCCTCTATTTGAAGCGATAAGATGAACTGTTTAAAGATATATGCTGCTTTATTTTGTTTTGATTGTTCCGTTAATTTATCCCCTCTTGGCGAATTACGTTGCGGTTATCAACTCCATCTCAATGTGCCAGCATCAGCGTCACACATAGCTGACGAACTAGAGGAAAGTAGTAGAATTGTGAAGtagaaaaaaatattgtttttgttttacattgAATCAGACATGGTTAAATTTGCACATTTCAATCATACCGATTTTTGCATAGCTGGCGTACTTTTCAGACTGCTGATTAGGTTATAATTTTAAATCTGTGTGCCGTTTCATCTGTTACACTATTACTGTTATGACGTTGGATGAAAGATAGTGAGACATATTCAATGGCTTTGAATGGTCAGATCCTTCCTCAAATCTCACAGTTCCTTTAAAGACACAAGTCTTTGAAGTCTTTATCTGACTCTCACAGCACTGCATTACTGTATGGTTCTCTCAGATAAAATACTGTAGCTTGCATAAAGTGAGGATCAAAAAAATAACAGTGAATATGGTGGTATGTGGCATATGGTGTATAGCCTATGATGCTATTCTATCCCAAAAatatggtcatttagcagacacttcaCAAAGCTGTCAAAGAGTAAGACACAGTATTAGGCCATGTGGGAATCAAACACACAACCCTGCTGTTGCCAGAACCATGCTCTAAACCATCGAGGTATTACAACTACCGTACATGGAAATCAAGCAAAGATTTCAAATTGCTCTGCGGCTGAACAACTGGGAATTTTATCCATGTGACGCTGGAATAAAAAGTAGGCATTTCCCTGTCAGTTTGCCTACTTCCTATCCCTCCATCATGTGAAAAATATCTAGTCCTTCAGCCTCAGAGCATTATAAAATCCACTTGAGTATGCTTCATCAAACCTTCCTATGCAAATCGAGCTGAAATCAGGGATTCCATGGCTCTACCGTAAGTAAATCGATGCTATTTGACTAGTATTTCTAAACCTACAAAATGCATAGAGAATGTACGACTTCTCCCCTGTCCCGCAGTAGCAAATATCCTTCGGTTTTTGCCTATGTTTTCTTTGATTATATTTGTGCTGCATGGGTGCCCAAGGGAAAACTCTGCAGTCTGTGATGGGACCAAGTACATTATGGATTGAGTCTGATTTCAAAACCACTCTCTTCTGTCACAACTCCCCGGAAAATGTTTGAATAATCTCTGTCAGCTTCAGCAGACTTGCTCCATTTCACAGCAACTCCCAGTGAATTACCCTGGGCGAAGACACACTCCCTCTCTGGATATATCTGCCTAGACCCGTCCATGTCTCCAAGACCCTCCTCCCACTGCCCCACTGAACCCATCTATACATGTCCCTCGTCTACAGTACATTCCTTCATATCTCTCATCCTCTATCACCTTTGCGCTCAACTCCCATATCCGTCCATCATAATCTCCAAAATAAGATCCCATATGAAAAAGAATCTTAAAAATCAAATAAGATTTTTATATGGCAGAAGAAGATGACTTGTAAAACATCTAATAATAATCTGGTAAGAATTTGTATGTGTTGCCTTATATCAGTGGTGTATTTGTATATGTGTTGacttacaatgccttcagaaagactcctagactttttccacattttgttaggtaacagccttattctgatttttgtaaaaaaaataattatttcctcatcaatcagaaatatcacatttacatatgttttcagacactttactcagtacgttgctgaaacacctttggcagcaattacaaccgagtgttcttgggtatgacgctacaagcttggaacacctgaatttggggagtttctcccattcttctgtgcagatcctctcaagctctgtcaggttggatagggagcgttgctgcacagctattttcaggtctcgtcagagatgttcgatagggttcaagtccgggttctgtcTTTACCACTCaaagatattcagagacttgtcccaaagccactcatgcgaaggtcttggctgtgttcttagggtcattgtcatgttgaaaggtgaaccttcacccccagtctgaggtcctgagcgctctggagcaggttttcatcatggatctctctgtcgttgctacgttcatctttccctcaatcttcactaatctcccagtccctaccgctgaaaaacatccccacagaatgatgctagCACCAACATgtttcaccgtaggaatggtgccaggtttcctccaggcgtgacacttggcattcaggccaaagagttcaatcttggatcaatcagaccagagaatcttgtttctcatggtgtgagagtctttaggtgcctttcagTGTTCATTTGGGTGTTTTcttaaattcgctctggctatctatagtactccgatttcagagcactctcgtctgagtgtaccagaacGCAGAATAATTAATTTACAAGCGCTcgacacccgttgaatatggccggtgtcagtaaccgtcaGCAAAATAGCGcaattaaattgtttccagcagcacagttacagtcaccaaccctttggaaaacacaaaaacattctaaccagctctgctagggcgagtacaATGGTCAGAggggtctcatttgtgtctggaagtagctagcaagctagccaacattaacttgggtgcttgactggcGTTGAAAGGCCAGAAcactcaaatcaaccctactcctcagcccAAACGTCCGGTGTATGCTCCGAGAGCAAAACAAGCTGAATTTACAagctgacaacgctctgaatttatgagcGCAGGCACTCCAGAttcaatttaactaggcaagtcagttaagaacaaattattatttacaaggacagcctacttaTTCCTCCCCATCAGGGAATTGAACCCCAGTCTCCTGTGTGCCCTGCCCGCATACACTGTGTGTATGTCACATGTATGTGAGACCTTAGAAGGTAGCACGTTGGTAGTAGCCAGTGACAAATATAAAACCTAAGTAGGgatgggcttggttaaaaccctggttGGGAGACCAAAGGCATAGCTGTAAATAAATCAActtccagtaggaggtgctgcttAACCTTAACCATGGAAACTCCAAACATGAAAATGTACATACAGTGGTTGCTCCTTTAAAACATGCCCGAGACATTACGTTTTTTTGTATATAATACAATGCAACATTTTTGTTATGTCTACATTTTAACCACCCGTATAAGTCAGATATTACAAGAATCTTCTTTGAATATTTT
This window contains:
- the zgc:172282 gene encoding leucine-rich repeat and fibronectin type III domain-containing protein 1-like protein isoform X2, giving the protein MDRLIFSLLMLAVSTRGQLCPKRCMCQNLSPSLAILCAKTGLLFVPTVIDRRTVELRLTENYITAIRRRDFANMTSLIHLTLSRNTISQIMPYTFEDLKRLRALHLDSNRLSVIRDDHFRGLTNLRHLILANNQLHNISPHAFDDFTGTLEDLDLSYNNLVDIPWETIGRLTNVNTLNMDHNLIEHVPQGIFTNLHKLARLDMTSNKLKKIPPDPLFLRIPVYAKAKGSPQSSLVMSFGGNPLHCNCELLWLRRLTREDDLETCASPPDLTAKYFWTIPEEEFICEPPVMTRKSAKTFTMEGQPTSLKCKANGDPDPEIHWISPEGRLISNTSRTVTFSNGSLDINITSLKDSGTFTCIASNAAGESTGQVELVVNLLPHLANSTNRLREPDPGPSDILTSAKSTSTTGNDTRRNQEGRVLMAELTASSVLIKWPYQNHVPGIRMYQVQYNSSLDDTLIYRMIPSTSQDFLVRDLVSGREYDLCVLAVYDDGITSLTATRQVGCVQFITETEYSQCQALHSQFLGGTMIIIIGGIIVASVLVFIIILMIRYKVYSHQGMDTDTPAPAAADDDKRAHRDWSDFKI
- the zgc:172282 gene encoding leucine-rich repeat and fibronectin type III domain-containing protein 1-like protein isoform X1, which encodes MDRLIFSLLMLAVSTRGQLCPKRCMCQNLSPSLAILCAKTGLLFVPTVIDRRTVELRLTENYITAIRRRDFANMTSLIHLTLSRNTISQIMPYTFEDLKRLRALHLDSNRLSVIRDDHFRGLTNLRHLILANNQLHNISPHAFDDFTGTLEDLDLSYNNLVDIPWETIGRLTNVNTLNMDHNLIEHVPQGIFTNLHKLARLDMTSNKLKKIPPDPLFLRIPVYAKAKGSPQSSLVMSFGGNPLHCNCELLWLRRLTREDDLETCASPPDLTAKYFWTIPEEEFICEPPVMTRKSAKTFTMEGQPTSLKCKANGDPDPEIHWISPEGRLISNTSRTVTFSNGSLDINITSLKDSGTFTCIASNAAGESTGQVELVVNLLPHLANSTNRLREPDPGPSDILTSAKSTSTTGNDTRRNQEGRVLMAELTASSVLIKWPYQNHVPGIRMYQVQYNSSLDDTLIYRMIPSTSQDFLVRDLVSGREYDLCVLAVYDDGITSLTATRQVGCVQFITETEYSQCQALHSQFLGGTMIIIIGGIIVASVLVFIIILMIRYKVYSHQGMDTGKVGTMDNICAQTNGGQAGGQVSHSGSKVTESQEEQQAHALAGVGGGPGTGGGGGVSGAASPNATQKDSNTMALVVDCENAVQISDMTAEDLLSPSKRHHSRTAIEMKRRASLTPKEATNVNAGGNTPAPAAADDDKRAHRDWSDFKI